TGCGCAGCCCGCCCGGATCGGCGACCCGCACCAGACAGCTGCCGGAGAAGACCAGCCGGCCGGTCTGCTCGGCGCAGTCGGCGCTGACCGTGGCCGGGTCCACCGCGGAACGCTCGCCGCCCAGCGCACCCAGCCGGTCGACCAGCCCGTGCCGGGCCCCCGGATCACCCCGCTCGTCGCGGCCGGTGCCGACCGCGCCCGCGAACAGCGCCACCAGCAGGACGGCGAGCAGCCCCAGCAGGGCCTTCTGCCGCCCGCTCATCGTGCGGCGGCCGGCGGCGCGACCTCGCTGAAGCGGATCTCGTCGACGCCCGCGAAGTAGCGGTTGGTGCCCTGTGTCTTGCCCACCACGACCAGGGTGACCCGGTGCGGTCCCTTGGTCAGCCGGACCGTGCCGACGTCCAGGAACTCCGTCTTCCGCACCGTCGGCGTGAAGCCGAGGAACGCCCCGCCGATCTGGGTGCCGTCGATGGCGAAGACGGTGTTGGCGTAGTCGAACGAGGTGGTGCGTGCCGCCGCGAAGCGCCAGGTGGCCTCCGCCGGAATCTGCACAGTCACGGTGACCTGGTCACCGATGGCCAGCCCCTGGAAGAACAGCTGCTTGTCGCCCGACCAGGTCACGCCGCAGCAGTTCGGTTGCGCCACCACGACCGCCCCGCTCGTCCGCGGCGACTCCACCACCGCCGCGTCCACCAGGCTCTCCGCCTCGACGGTGACCACCCGCGGCTCGCCGGGGGCCGGCTCACCGCCGCGGGTCAGCAGCACCACCCCCACGGTCACCACCACCAGCACCAGCGCCGCCGCGGCGGCGATCCACGGCCAGGGCGTCCGCTTCGGCGGGGCGACCGCCCGCACCTCGTAGGTGACCCGGCCGCTGGAGCGGGAACTTTCCTCCGGCGCGGTGTTCGCCGAGTACGCGAACCCGGTCATGTCGTAGCGCCGGGGCGGGGTGCCCGCCGGCACGGCGAGCTTGACCAGGAACGAGACCGAGCCCTGCCCGGGTACCACCCGCTGCGGCTCGGTCACAGTGAACCAGGACCGCTGGGAGCCGTCGCCGGGCGCCACGTCGAACACCACAGTGTCCGGCGCGTTGCCCGGGTTGGAGACGGTGAAGGTCAGCTCGCCGCTGTTGCGCGGGTCGAGGGTGAACTGCTCGGCGGCGGCGACGACCGCCCACTCGGTGGTCATGACGACTCCTCTGCGACGACGATCTCGGCGGTGGTCGAGGCGGGCTTCTCCGCCTCGACGATGCGGGTGATGACGGCGAGCTGGTCGGCGGCGGCCGCCGGCACCCGCACCACGACGTGAAACGGCTGCTCGGCTGGCTCGTCGATCGCGAAACCGCGCAGCCCGGTGGCCAGCTCAAGTGCCCTGCACATCCCGTACGGGGTGCCGCGC
Above is a window of Micromonospora coriariae DNA encoding:
- a CDS encoding carbohydrate-binding protein produces the protein MTTEWAVVAAAEQFTLDPRNSGELTFTVSNPGNAPDTVVFDVAPGDGSQRSWFTVTEPQRVVPGQGSVSFLVKLAVPAGTPPRRYDMTGFAYSANTAPEESSRSSGRVTYEVRAVAPPKRTPWPWIAAAAALVLVVVTVGVVLLTRGGEPAPGEPRVVTVEAESLVDAAVVESPRTSGAVVVAQPNCCGVTWSGDKQLFFQGLAIGDQVTVTVQIPAEATWRFAAARTTSFDYANTVFAIDGTQIGGAFLGFTPTVRKTEFLDVGTVRLTKGPHRVTLVVVGKTQGTNRYFAGVDEIRFSEVAPPAAAR